The Candidatus Abyssobacteria bacterium SURF_5 genome has a segment encoding these proteins:
- a CDS encoding phosphatidylglycerophosphatase A — protein sequence MNHRDQIQGKVKSSPLGIQGWKDAVTTAYVTVFFLGFFPLAPGTLGSVPAVLAAYWLHPVPGLFAAVIIIITATGVPASSLAEKRFNRTDPREICIDEVAGMLIALYGVPYSWPVVVTVFFLYRIFDILKPFPAYQVQSLPGGFGIMLDDVVAGIYANVSIRVIIWLLALWLT from the coding sequence TTGAACCATAGAGATCAGATACAGGGGAAGGTGAAATCGTCACCTCTGGGGATTCAAGGATGGAAAGACGCCGTTACGACGGCCTATGTAACGGTTTTTTTCCTTGGTTTCTTTCCACTTGCCCCCGGCACGTTGGGAAGCGTGCCCGCCGTGCTGGCCGCGTATTGGCTGCATCCGGTTCCGGGCCTGTTCGCCGCCGTGATCATCATCATAACTGCTACGGGCGTGCCGGCCTCTTCGCTCGCCGAGAAAAGATTCAATCGGACGGATCCGCGGGAAATCTGCATCGATGAGGTTGCTGGAATGCTCATCGCCCTCTACGGGGTCCCATACTCATGGCCGGTTGTGGTGACGGTATTTTTCCTCTACCGGATATTCGACATCCTGAAACCTTTTCCGGCGTACCAGGTCCAGTCTCTTCCTGGCGGCTTCGGAATCATGCTGGACGACGTGGTGGCGGGTATCTATGCGAATGTTTCCATTCGTGTCATCATCTGGCTGCTCGCCCTCTGGCTCACATGA
- a CDS encoding CinA family protein — translation MKIEREIGILLREKGQTLAAAESCTGGLIAHRITNIPGSSDYFERGYVVYSNKAKTELLGVDPRLIRRHGAVSPEVARAMAEGARRAAGTDYSVGVTGIAGPTRDRSAKPVGLVFIAVCGPRGKARVEKCNFKGTRLQIKNESADRAFEMLRKFVKRERMSS, via the coding sequence ATGAAAATCGAGCGCGAAATAGGAATTCTTCTGCGGGAAAAAGGGCAGACGCTCGCGGCGGCCGAATCGTGCACCGGCGGGCTGATCGCGCACCGAATCACCAATATACCCGGCAGCTCCGACTATTTTGAGCGGGGATATGTCGTGTACAGCAACAAGGCAAAAACTGAATTGCTCGGCGTCGACCCGCGCCTGATCAGGCGCCATGGAGCGGTCAGTCCTGAGGTGGCGCGGGCAATGGCGGAAGGAGCGCGCAGGGCGGCGGGAACGGATTATTCTGTCGGAGTGACCGGAATAGCGGGGCCAACGCGGGATCGGTCGGCAAAGCCGGTGGGCCTAGTGTTTATCGCCGTGTGCGGCCCGCGCGGCAAAGCGCGCGTCGAGAAGTGCAATTTCAAGGGCACACGCTTGCAGATCAAGAACGAAAGCGCCGACCGCGCCTTTGAGATGCTTCGGAAATTCGTGAAAAGGGAACGAATGAGTTCTTAA